The Nitrospirota bacterium genome has a segment encoding these proteins:
- a CDS encoding transketolase: MSSKERTLDLAGARRRCLFYRRRILDISQQVTALHVAPAFSCLEMVDLICHVLMRPDPQHTNPRRFLDSFIMSKGHGCLAQYVILEDLGILAKTDLDRYCTPAGQLGAHPDYGVPGIEASTGSLGHGLGIATGMAYAEKLKGSDHRTYVMLSDGEFQEGSTWEAMMMAANLKLTNLIAFMDLNDFGGLARMSEGHPAFYPVLDKARAFGWEAAEVNGHDAQAVFEAVMNRSGRQPFLLVGRTVKGKGVSFMEHVNIWHYRSPSKEEYQKALAELAEVVA; this comes from the coding sequence GTGAGCAGTAAAGAGCGAACACTCGACCTGGCCGGGGCCCGCAGGCGTTGTCTGTTCTATCGCCGTCGCATCCTGGACATCTCGCAGCAAGTGACGGCCTTACATGTTGCGCCTGCCTTCTCCTGCCTGGAAATGGTGGATCTTATCTGCCATGTCCTGATGCGGCCGGATCCGCAACACACCAATCCCCGGCGATTCCTCGATAGTTTCATCATGTCGAAAGGGCACGGTTGCCTCGCCCAGTACGTGATTCTTGAAGACTTGGGCATTCTCGCCAAGACGGATCTCGATCGGTACTGTACACCGGCCGGGCAACTCGGTGCGCACCCGGACTACGGCGTGCCGGGGATCGAGGCCTCCACCGGGTCACTCGGCCACGGGCTGGGGATTGCCACCGGGATGGCCTATGCCGAGAAACTCAAGGGGAGCGACCATCGGACCTACGTGATGCTCTCCGACGGTGAGTTTCAAGAGGGCTCCACATGGGAAGCCATGATGATGGCCGCCAACCTGAAGCTCACGAACCTCATCGCGTTCATGGACCTCAACGATTTCGGCGGACTGGCGCGGATGAGCGAGGGGCATCCGGCTTTTTATCCGGTGCTGGACAAGGCGCGGGCATTCGGGTGGGAAGCGGCCGAGGTCAACGGCCACGACGCCCAGGCGGTGTTCGAAGCGGTGATGAACCGTTCGGGTCGGCAGCCGTTCCTGTTGGTCGGCCGGACGGTCAAGGGCAAAGGCGTCTCTTTTATGGAGCACGTGAACATTTGGCACTACCGATCACCGAGCAAAGAGGAATACCAAAAGGCGCTGGCCGAGTTGGCGGAGGTGGTCGCGTGA
- a CDS encoding GDP-mannose 4,6-dehydratase, with translation MKRYAVLGGGGSFGIHTSKYLLEQPDTERVIGIGRNPPRPEPFTLNVGKGDKRYSYHAYHVTYELDLLLELLDKEKPQVIINYAAQGEGAVSWRHSWRFFETNSMALARLAEELMKRPWLERFIQIGTSEMYGSVDHPTKEDEPIKPTSPYAASKVAFDMYLISVHKFLKFPMNIIRPSNAYCPGQLLHRVIPKAVVCGLTGRKLPLQGGGRAEKSYIHARDLARAIHLVAVKAPLGTVYNAGPPKPISIRALVETVAKVMGIPFEQLCQVTEDRLGQDSRYWLDSSAIKRDVGWEPQISLEEGIKEMVEWGMKYLDVLKDWPMDYTLRA, from the coding sequence ATGAAACGATACGCAGTCCTCGGTGGTGGAGGGTCATTCGGCATTCATACTTCGAAATATCTGCTCGAACAGCCGGACACGGAACGTGTCATCGGCATCGGGCGCAATCCACCACGGCCGGAGCCGTTCACGCTGAACGTCGGCAAGGGCGATAAGCGGTACTCCTACCATGCCTACCACGTGACGTACGAGCTGGACCTGCTACTGGAGTTGCTCGACAAGGAGAAGCCGCAGGTCATTATCAACTATGCAGCTCAGGGAGAAGGAGCGGTGTCGTGGAGGCACTCCTGGCGGTTTTTTGAGACCAACTCCATGGCCCTGGCTCGGCTGGCTGAGGAGCTGATGAAGCGGCCGTGGCTTGAACGCTTCATCCAGATTGGCACGTCGGAGATGTACGGATCCGTTGACCATCCCACGAAGGAGGATGAGCCGATCAAACCTACCAGCCCCTACGCGGCCTCAAAAGTCGCCTTTGATATGTATCTGATTTCTGTCCACAAGTTTCTCAAGTTTCCCATGAACATAATCAGGCCATCCAATGCCTATTGCCCGGGCCAGTTGCTCCACCGTGTCATTCCCAAAGCGGTGGTCTGCGGGTTGACCGGCAGGAAGCTGCCGCTTCAGGGCGGCGGTCGCGCCGAAAAGTCGTATATCCATGCCCGGGATTTAGCTCGCGCCATTCATCTCGTGGCAGTAAAAGCTCCCCTAGGGACCGTGTACAACGCCGGTCCGCCGAAGCCCATTTCGATCCGGGCATTGGTCGAAACTGTGGCCAAGGTCATGGGCATCCCGTTCGAGCAGTTGTGCCAGGTCACGGAGGACCGACTAGGGCAAGATTCCCGCTACTGGCTGGACTCCTCGGCCATCAAGCGCGATGTCGGCTGGGAGCCGCAGATCAGCCTCGAAGAGGGCATCAAAGAAATGGTCGAGTGGGGCATGAAATATCTCGATGTCCTAAAAGACTGGCCCATGGACTACACCCTGCGCGCGTAG
- a CDS encoding methyltransferase domain-containing protein has translation MAEVNLLARLPRTKRNIQKRAEAKDPAVIAISKQYGEMYFDGPREYGYGGYRYDGRWIPVAEDIIKHFDLKPGDRVLDVGCAKGFLVKDLMKVCPGLEAFGLDVSLYALMHCEPEVIGRLHLGTAEKLPFPDKSFNAVLSLNTVHNFPRPRAIKVMQEIQRVSGGRAFVQVDSYHTPEQKEIFESWVLTAEFHDYPDGWLKVFQEAGYTGDYYWTIIE, from the coding sequence ATGGCCGAAGTGAACCTGCTCGCGCGATTGCCGAGGACCAAGCGCAACATCCAGAAGCGCGCCGAGGCCAAGGACCCGGCGGTGATCGCCATATCCAAGCAGTACGGGGAGATGTATTTCGACGGGCCGCGCGAATACGGTTATGGCGGCTATCGCTACGATGGACGCTGGATTCCGGTTGCGGAAGACATCATTAAGCATTTCGACCTCAAGCCTGGCGACCGCGTGCTGGACGTCGGCTGCGCCAAGGGGTTTCTGGTCAAAGACCTCATGAAAGTCTGCCCGGGGCTGGAGGCGTTCGGCCTGGATGTCTCGCTCTATGCGCTGATGCACTGCGAACCGGAGGTCATCGGGCGTCTGCATCTTGGCACCGCCGAAAAGCTGCCCTTCCCGGACAAGAGTTTCAATGCGGTACTGAGCCTCAACACGGTTCACAATTTTCCTCGACCGCGGGCGATTAAAGTCATGCAGGAGATTCAGCGTGTCTCCGGCGGAAGGGCCTTCGTCCAGGTGGACAGCTACCACACGCCGGAGCAGAAAGAAATTTTCGAAAGCTGGGTCCTAACCGCAGAATTTCACGATTACCCGGACGGCTGGCTGAAGGTGTTTCAAGAGGCGGGGTACACAGGGGATTATTACTGGACGATCATCGAGTGA
- a CDS encoding NAD(P)-dependent oxidoreductase, which produces MLEHLNPKPAKPSRVVILGAGGFVGGAIGKRLESDGVATLPLTRKELDLLADGASAKLKGLLKPSDSVVMVSAIAPAKTVPMLMQNLKMAEAVCAALAETEIAHLVYISSDAVYADDANPVTEESTCAPSTIHGMMHAARELMLKNSTKAPVAMLRPTLIYGADDPHNGYGPNRFRREAQKGGPIMIFGEGEERRDHVLVDDVARIATLVLSRRSAGTLNVVTGVSTSFHDIAQMIARQYGVAVKSQPRPGPRPHLLHRFFDITNCLKAFPTFHYTPLAKGLELVRNAPSP; this is translated from the coding sequence GTGCTTGAGCACTTGAACCCCAAACCAGCCAAACCCTCCCGCGTCGTCATTCTCGGCGCCGGGGGATTCGTCGGCGGGGCGATCGGAAAACGGCTGGAGTCTGACGGTGTCGCGACGCTGCCGCTCACCCGCAAGGAACTGGACCTGCTGGCGGACGGCGCGTCGGCAAAGCTGAAAGGCCTGCTCAAGCCGTCGGACAGCGTGGTCATGGTGTCGGCGATCGCGCCGGCCAAGACAGTCCCGATGCTGATGCAGAATCTCAAAATGGCCGAGGCGGTCTGCGCCGCGCTGGCCGAGACGGAGATCGCGCACCTGGTGTATATCAGCTCCGACGCGGTCTATGCCGATGATGCGAACCCTGTGACCGAGGAGTCAACGTGCGCGCCGTCCACGATTCACGGCATGATGCATGCGGCCCGTGAGCTGATGCTGAAAAACTCCACCAAGGCTCCGGTGGCCATGCTGCGGCCCACGCTGATCTACGGCGCCGATGATCCGCACAACGGTTACGGCCCCAACCGTTTCCGGCGGGAGGCCCAGAAAGGCGGGCCGATCATGATTTTCGGCGAAGGCGAAGAGCGGCGCGACCATGTGCTCGTGGACGATGTGGCGAGGATTGCAACGCTCGTGCTGAGCCGCCGCAGTGCCGGTACGCTCAATGTGGTTACCGGGGTCTCCACCTCGTTCCATGACATCGCGCAGATGATCGCCAGGCAGTACGGCGTGGCTGTGAAGAGCCAACCGCGTCCGGGACCCAGACCGCACCTGCTGCACCGGTTCTTCGACATCACCAACTGTCTCAAGGCGTTCCCGACATTTCACTATACGCCATTGGCCAAGGGATTGGAGTTGGTGCGCAACGCCCCCTCACCCTGA
- a CDS encoding endonuclease domain-containing protein translates to MVETKRRAQHDFARTLRRNQTDVERVLWRNLRSRQFQGLKFRRQHPIGPYIVDFCCPERFVVIELDGGHHSDQEQADRQRTAFLEAKGFRVLRYWDNDVMRNLGGVLEDIGQAMSNPHPGPLPRRARGKG, encoded by the coding sequence GTGGTGGAGACGAAACGCCGGGCTCAACATGACTTTGCAAGGACCCTGCGACGAAATCAAACGGATGTAGAGCGTGTGCTATGGAGGAATCTTCGATCTCGTCAGTTCCAAGGCCTGAAATTCCGAAGGCAACATCCGATCGGTCCCTATATTGTCGATTTCTGCTGCCCTGAGCGTTTCGTCGTCATTGAGCTTGATGGTGGTCATCATAGTGATCAAGAGCAGGCGGACAGACAGCGCACGGCATTTCTGGAAGCCAAAGGGTTTCGCGTTCTTCGCTACTGGGACAATGATGTCATGAGAAATCTTGGTGGCGTACTGGAGGACATTGGTCAGGCTATGAGCAACCCTCACCCCGGCCCTCTCCCTAGAAGGGCGAGGGGTAAAGGATGA
- a CDS encoding nucleotide sugar dehydrogenase, producing MKPVIGFAGMTHLGINSAAASVGRGFETVCFDPDPALVARLRSGRLPVSEPGLPELLRQHAGVIGYTADARELARCDVVYVAADVPTDDHAQSDLSGIRVLTEQVATALAQDTVLVILCQVPPGFTRSLPLPKNRLYYQVETLIFGRAVERAMHPERFIVGCADSDQPLPRAYQQFLSAFGCPILPMRYESAEMAKIAINCCLVASVTVANTLADLSERIGADWSEIAPALKLDKRIGPHAYLAPGLGLAGGNLERDLATVLHLTEATGSEAGLIKSFLWNSRHRRDWALRILHEHVLAENPKAVIGVLGLAYKENTHSTKNSPALALIAHLTPWRVRVFDPVVPASTAGHPGVTACASALEVAQGVDAMVIMTPWPVFRDLKADQLARTMAGRAVIDPYRVLDGKAVAAAGLDYFTLGALPLRASHHSPLP from the coding sequence ATGAAACCCGTCATCGGTTTCGCGGGCATGACCCATCTCGGCATCAACTCCGCGGCCGCATCGGTCGGACGAGGATTTGAGACCGTCTGTTTTGATCCCGATCCTGCGTTGGTCGCACGGCTCCGAAGCGGCCGGTTGCCCGTCAGTGAGCCGGGTCTGCCGGAGCTTCTCCGGCAGCATGCCGGTGTCATCGGCTATACCGCCGATGCCCGCGAGCTAGCGCGCTGCGACGTCGTGTACGTTGCCGCCGATGTGCCGACCGACGATCATGCACAGAGTGACCTGTCAGGAATCCGAGTCTTGACCGAGCAAGTCGCAACGGCGCTGGCGCAAGATACGGTCCTCGTGATTCTCTGTCAGGTCCCGCCGGGCTTCACACGCAGCCTTCCGCTGCCCAAGAATCGGCTCTACTATCAGGTCGAGACGCTGATTTTCGGCCGAGCAGTGGAGCGGGCCATGCATCCGGAACGATTCATTGTCGGATGCGCGGATTCCGACCAGCCATTGCCCAGGGCCTACCAACAGTTTCTTTCAGCCTTCGGTTGTCCGATCCTGCCCATGCGGTACGAAAGCGCCGAGATGGCCAAGATCGCGATCAACTGCTGCCTGGTCGCCTCCGTCACCGTCGCCAACACGCTGGCCGACCTCAGCGAGCGGATCGGCGCCGACTGGTCCGAGATCGCGCCGGCGCTCAAGCTCGACAAACGCATCGGGCCGCACGCCTATCTCGCACCGGGCTTGGGGTTGGCCGGCGGCAATTTAGAACGGGATCTGGCGACGGTGTTGCATCTCACGGAAGCGACGGGAAGTGAAGCCGGGCTGATCAAATCCTTCCTGTGGAACAGCCGTCACCGGCGCGACTGGGCGCTCCGAATTCTGCACGAGCACGTATTGGCGGAGAATCCGAAGGCGGTCATCGGCGTGCTGGGTCTGGCCTATAAAGAAAACACCCATTCGACCAAGAACTCGCCCGCGCTGGCTTTGATCGCTCATCTCACACCCTGGCGGGTGCGGGTCTTCGATCCGGTCGTACCGGCGTCGACCGCCGGGCATCCCGGTGTCACGGCGTGTGCATCCGCGCTGGAAGTCGCACAGGGCGTGGATGCCATGGTGATCATGACGCCGTGGCCGGTGTTCCGCGACCTCAAGGCCGATCAACTCGCCCGGACGATGGCGGGCCGCGCCGTCATTGATCCCTACCGCGTCCTGGACGGTAAGGCCGTTGCGGCGGCCGGGCTGGACTATTTCACGCTCGGCGCTCTGCCGCTGCGCGCCTCTCATCATTCCCCTCTCCCCTGA